The region GGCCTGCTCCCGttcaccccccccacacacacgcacagtagCAGCTAACTCTGACAGCTTCTGTCAGGTCCCACTCTCCAGGCTTTTGTCCCTGCCTCACTCTCACCCTGCTTAGTAATTCCATCCCAACTTGGGGGTCCTGGTTACCCGAGCCTCCACGTTTTGAACAGATGTAACACTTTATTCCTCCATCCAAATCCTTGTTCCCCTTCTCCCAACAATGTCTGATAGTATCTTCACACAGCTGCTGTTACAGCTAGTATGGGAGTACCAGGAGTCTGACATAACTAGGGTTAGAGCACCAAAGGTCTGACACAACTAGGGTTAGAGCACCAAAGGTCTGACACAACTAGTGTTAGAGCACCAAGAGTCTGACATAACTAGTGTTAGAGCACCAAGAGTCTGACATAACTAGTGTTAGAGCTCTACGAGTCTGACACAACTAGGGTTAGAGCACCAAGAGTCTTACACAACTAGGGTTAGAGCACCAAGAGTCTGGCATAACTAGTGTTAGAGCACCAAGAGTCTGACATAACTAGTGTTAGAGCTCTAAGAGTCTGACACAACTAGGGTTAGAGCACCAAGAGTCTTACACAACTAGAGTTAGAGCACCAAGAGTCTGACATAACTAGGGTTAGAGCACTAAGAGTCTGACACAATTAGAGTTAGAGCATCATCTATGGTTAAAGTACCAAGTCTGACACAACTTGTGTTAGAGTATAATCTGGAAAGCAAGACTAAGATGTTATAGCGATACAATGTTATTAAGTTTTTAATGTGTTCATCTTCATTCCTTTTCTTTTATCCCTCCTTATTTTTGTAGAAATTTAACTCGGGCGTAGGGAGCTTGCCCCAGCTGGAGCCCCCGGTGATACAGGTGGTTGTCAGCAATGCCAAACTTCACCACCAGCAGTCTGATAGCATTCTGCCCCACATTGCCAACAATGGGGTGCAGAACAGCAACCAAACACACCAGGTGAGGCTACATTTCACACTGTGTCACATTATACTGTTGGCCTCCAACAATTGACCCCAGTTGTAAATTGTAAATGACAGGAAGTCCTTGACAGTTCATACTGTAAATCTTCTGATGTACCTGCATTTGATATGTAACATCGGTCCCTGTCATGTATGTGAAAAAAACTTTGATTGTACCTTCCACCTTTACACTGCATCGACTGATGGAGGCAAAGTGTTGAGAGCTGACCTTTTAATTCCTTTGTTGATTGGTAGGGTGAGAGACCAAAGCTCTCCTCCCAGTTTCCCACACGGTTTGGTTCCACAGTGGAGAACCTGTCTGATCCCATGGTGACTAAGGGCCTCAGCCACAAGCTGGAGGAGAAGCTGTATGAAGGACAGAGGCTTCCTATGTCTCCCACAGAGGCACTGAAGCATTTCCAGGACCGTCTGACAGGGTTTGAGCAAGAGGAGATCATGGACTACTCAGAGATTTGGTTCCTGGGTCTGAAAACAAAGAAGATTGAGGGCTCCCATGCGATTCTTCAGAATGCAGGCTACGACGATGAGCATGGCAGCTACAACAAGGTATAGTTTCATTATGGTTTCTTGGGGGTGATGTGAGAGGGTTGCATTGTGTGTCTGCAGTACCACATTCAATGATCTAACCAGTCAGTCCAGCAAACGGACTCTGATCtttaaaataaactgttgtGAAATGATGTTAGCCACTTACTGTACTACTGGGAACTGGCTTGCATGGATAGGGCTaactttacatttttcttcaatTCAGTATGAAAAGCATATGCGTGCCATGGTTGCAATTGAAAGGAAACCTTTTGAATATTATAGAGGAATTTTTAGACCTAAGGTGAGAACGCAGCATTTCACCTGACACGACCGTCTAAACATTACACTGTTGATCACACGTCAgttcattttatatttacatgtagTGTACTTTTCTCAGCAAACTCTGAAAACACTACCCCTGATCAATTCATCTGTAATTCCAATCATGCCCTGAAAACCTCAAAAAATATGATATTGTTGATTAAAAAACGCAAATGTTTTGGGTCCCTCTGTGTGTCATTGAAGCATCAGATCTACTTCGCACTATTTGGAACGTGGGCAATTTGTGTGCGCCCGCCAAgagaaaaagactgagtgcaCCAGTCACAGGGCAATACATTTAGGAATTCTGTAgtttctgtagtggaaatcactgcatgggctcaggaacacttctgaaaacgaTTGTccgtgaacacagtatgtcgctgcatccacaaattcaagttagaactctaccatgcaaagaagaaaccagatataaacaagattcaGAACTGCCACCACCGTCTCTGgggcccaagctcattaaagatggactgagtgcattttacacagcgtcccaacttttgtaGATGAAAACCAGCAACGGATGCATTCAGGTACTTGTTCTTCTGCAATCCTAGGCTCACTCCGTTCAGAGTGACTGTCAGGCAAAATCCGTAGAGGGCTGTGTAGTGTGCTTGAGCACCAGCCAAGCTCTGTGAGCTTGAGTGACTGTCCACAGGCTGTTTGTCTGAATATACCCTGCATGAAAGTGCTGGCAAATGGGAGGCTGTTAACCGTTTGGCCTTGAGCCTCTGTTCATAACTGTAGGAAGTAGGGGTGCTTGGGGGTGGGTGCATTCCTCATaccccccagcacaataatatagcagcgtaacaccttggaactgagacgggggggtccggcgacactgtggccctacccattgagtcaattatggcttcaaaggctttttgaagaggatcattggacttttccatatgaatattgaaatcgccaaaaatgtgaatactatctgccatgactacaaggttagacaagaactctggaaactcattgaggaacattgtgtatggcccgggggccTTTAACTAGTAGCtgtgtaaaacgatttatcgccctggttaactttcattagtaaaacttcaaaagaatgaaactcagtgatgtgtttgagagttaatttatatttactgtcataaatattagcaacaccccctccttttcgggatgcacgagggatatgatcactagtataaccaggaggagaggcctcatttagggcagtgaattaatttggctttagccacgtttcacataaaccaataacatctagtttatgatcagagattaattcatttacggcaactgcctttggagcaagggatctaacatttaggagtcccattttgagaggtggaggaaggcttcatcttaataaggttgctattgttagcactaccttgtttaacttttctcagccttgaacgagtcacagtgacaataggtaaagctgtactaactactctagctatgctatcaacagactccactatgctagcaggctggctaacagcctgcggcctgacctgcaccctatctcatgttaaggctataggagtgagactcctgtcaatgttcctagataaaagaagagcaccactccagctaggatggagtccgtcgctcctcagcagatcaggcctggccctatttctgggagagtcccaaaaagaaggccagttatctacaaactctacctcttgtgacgggcagaactccgttttcagccagcgattgagttgcgcaagtctgctgtagagctcgtcaccacccctagctgggagggggccagagacaattactcgatgccgacacatctttctagctagtttacacgctgatgctatgttctgcttcgtaacctctgactgtttcatcctaacgtcgttggtgccaacgtgaataacaatatctctgtactctctatacttgccagttttagacttcgctagcaccaaccccagatttgccgctacgtcggtggctctgccccccggttaACAGTGTACGATCAGTGTTTGACAGAGGTCACGACAAAGCTTGATAACCTTTGTGAGACACAATGCAGGAGTAGGACTTTTATGAAATAGGGCACATAATGTTTACTCATTATAAACAACCATCATGAAGTTTGTCACTGTATCATGAACAATAAATTGCATACATACGGGGAAAGACATTTGAAGAAAACAGTTCAACGAAGCACAGAAAAACACCCTGTTGAAGGTTCTGTCTGTCCCGTTTCCAGGTTCTGCACGACCACATTGCCTTTCGCTTCGAGGTGTTGGAAGTGATCGGGAAAGGATCCTTTGGACAAGTCCTGAAATGTTTGGACCACAAGACCCAAGAGCTAGTCGCCATCAAGGTTATTCGCAACAAAAAAAGGTATTGTTATTTAATGACCTGAAAAGGGTATCAAGTTTTCAATGACTCCGAAACGTATCTTCTGGTCATTAAAGGTTAAATGAAAGTTTGATCGCTTTTTAACCTTCTTATGAGGAGTTCACTAACCTGTATCCAAATGTAGGGTATCAGTCCACCTTGGTTTGGCTTTACCTGTTGTCTCTCTGGGGATCCAATGCTCTCAGTCTGTCAATGAAACTCTGCCTCCTccactttgatttgattgatgatCAGATGCCATCAGGACTTACTGCCCTTTAATAATGCAGAAAACAAAATGGGTGCTTATGCCTCAGGTCTACCTTGCTTTCTCAAAGATCCGGTTTCTTCACAGAGAGGAGATTCAGACTTTTTTGCAGCAGTCAtcgtttttaaaataatttgtaaaatgtatggtCATTGCAAAACTTATCACTGAAACTTAGTCTCTGTGATTAGTAgattgtatatactgtatattatgtaGAATTTAACTATGACTAACCAAACCTCTTACATTGGACATCAGGTTTCACCATCAGGCCCTAGTAGAACTGAAGATCCTGGATGCTGTGAGGAGGAAAGACCGGGACAACTGCCACAATGTCATCCACATGAAAGAGTACTTTTACTTCCGCAACCATCTCTGCATCTCTTTCGAGCTTCTAGGGTGAGTTTAGTCTGTATGTATAACACTTAAATAAGGCACCTAAGATCAGGTTGTGGTTAAAGCAGTCAAACACAAACATAGGGGGCAGATGGTAGCTGAGCCGTTAGAGTGTTGGACCAGGAACTGGAAGTTTGCGGTCAAACCGGAAAAATACAAGCCCCCCCATATTAAatacaagccccccccccccccatatttGACTTTTGGAACACAATCAAAATAGTCACGGTAGAAGGTGACAGGAGCCCTGCATAATGAATATGTTAGTCAAACAGGCTGGTGTTAAAGGTTATGCCCTTCTTCCAAGTTACAAACACACGGCTTAAGCCCCAAACAGCGCTATCAAATTAGCATATCGCTTATCACTAATCACGTCACCTGTTAAACCGCTTGAGCAAAGGGAGTATCCCACCTAGAACAATCTGCCTCAAATAACCTAGTCTAATGTTCCCTCTGAGACAAGATAGTCTTCCAGACCAGCTGGCTGACCTATACTGGACGTTTCGGACTGCCAGCTTGCCCTGTCTAGCATTACAGTCACTCAATCCCTTAGTTAAGGCCTTGGTTGGGGCCTGTGTCTTAATGTCTGGCTTCTCCCAGTGTTAATGCTGCAGATATGGTGGTcagatcagaatcagaaagagttttattgccaagtgagtttcacaacaaactaggcATTTTTCTGGTCCGTTAGTGCAGCAAtttgtacaaaagaaataaaaacaaataagaatagtggactgagcataaaaacagtagactgaacattaataaattactaaaacatttacaaaaaaaatatgtatggtGCAGGAATTGTCCAGTTAtgggttgtgtgtttatgtggggaggggttgtagaTTTGTCAACTAAGATAAGTTTGTTCTTCCAAGTACACAAAATAACCGGAACAATTGAATTTCTCATCTCAATAATGACATTAAGATATGAGATAGTTGTTTTTTAATAGGCCATGGGCTGTTTTTTAATAGGCTATGGGCTGTTTTTTAATAGGCTATGGGCTGTTTTTTAATAGGCCATGACCTGTTTTTTAATAGGCCATGAGCTGATTTTTAATAGGCTATGAGCTGATTTTTAATAGGCTATGGGCTATTTTTTAATAAGCTATGGGCTGTTTTTTAATAGGTCATGAGCTGTTTTTTAATAGGCTATGGGCTGTTTTTTAATAGGCCATGGGCTGTTTTTTAATAGGCCATGGGCTGTTTTTTAATAGGCCATGGGTGTGGATCAGACTTTTAGGGATCTTTAGTGTGGAGCAAAAGCTCCTAAAGTTCTCTGAGGTTTCTGTGCATGTGCAGACCCCAAATTGCACTCATGTATATATTCTACTTTGCAGGCGATGTCGGGCAAATGGTGctaatttaataataaatttGGTTCTGTACCATCTCTATAATACTGCATTGTTTTACACTATtctaatacatttgtttctgttctgtAAAATTCCATTTTGTCTGACTTTAAATTAACATGATCAAAGAGTGTGAGTAGTCTATTCTATATGTGTAGATAACATACACATGAACAGAATGTGATTTGCACAAGAGCAGCAGCATGAAAAGCTCCGGATCACTTAGACTTGTGGACAAAAGATCCAGAAAAGTTGGATCAGCACCCACTCGATTACATTCAGGGTTTTCTTCCATTACATTCGGGCTTGCGGGGTCAGGGAGACAGTATGTACCACACGTGTCCTCCGATGCACATCTCGCCAAGCCTGTccgcttcttatcacactgctcactcaaccagcaGCATCTGACCAGTGAGCATGAAGTGCCACATCAAAAGATAATCAGTAGATCTGTCCCTGAGCATGAAAAcaacggtaaaaaaaaaagaagaaggtTTTTGCtagtttgcacacactgacaTTGATCTTGGAGGAGCCCAGCCCACCTCAAGGACTTGCCACAGTGCTATGAGACGAGGCAGACTTCTCTGCAATTTGAACACGTACGATTTCCAAACTGGAGAAAGCTGCGATTCCggcttttgaaatatttttttagtgGTGTGCCATCTTCGCTAAAATCCTATTCGTATTTATATACAATTTATTAGGAGTTGATTTTAGAATCCGTTTGCTAGTTAAATATAATAATtcagattattagtataaaggttggagtctggcaagtGAATGTCAGGATTGTGTCGGTCAACACATGTACAAGCGCTCTTACAACACATCTTCCTCTCACtgtcccaatttattaaaagttaaagtgagtattcttaaaatatcccaattcCGTGAAGGCTctacaactaatgaaaatagcCCCAACCCAATAAAGTAATAATGCGTGGGTCGGGGAAACAACATTAGCCGTGCAATCTGAACAGCAAATTCTAAGTCAGAAACATTGAAGATGTGGCGTAGAGCGTACTTCGAAAGAGTGCGGAGTAGGGCTTGCTTTTAGGGGatcgattaagaaaatgaacccagaggacaatgtgATAGAGACTAGGGTTGATTTAATGCCGAAAAATAATTAACCTTCTATGTTTGCTAGAGAACTGAGCTATGCCATGGAGGGAAGACAATTGTAAAGTGATGCCCTCTAGCGGACAGAAAATCTCACATTTAAAGGCCAGACCCTACTttcaggagagagaaacagagaatgcTATATTTATCTTTTTACCAGCTCTCAGAATGACTGTGTCtatgtgtcttttttttttagcgtGAACCTATATGAGCTTATCAAGAAAAACAACTTCCAGGGTTTCAGCCTGGCCTTGATTCGCCGTTTCACACACTCCCTGATCAAGTGTCTGCAGATGCTACATAAAGAGAAGATCATCCACTGTGACCTCAAACCAGTAAGGACCTAGGCTCTAGTATCTATTTGTCTCACCAAGTATAAAAATTTGCAAGCGGgcatttcactgtactgtttattttgtacaggGACCCATCATGTTTTTGTGTACAAGATCTAATGATTATCtataacaaaatatgtattttatttgaagttggTACTGGAAAGGTGAAAGTGTCCATTATCTACAGATGATTTCACATATGTTATGTTATATTTCACATATATAATCCAGTGAGATCAATGAGGTTGTGTTCAAAACATGATCTAAGCACTAGTAAACCTCAAGCAGAATTTTGCACAAAGGCTGAGACCAACGAGACATTGGAAGAGGCTTAACCCCCAAGACTAAGAAGTATGTCTTTGATTTGATTACgtgacacattttttttccttttacaaAAGGAGAACATCCTCCTATCTCAGAAGGGTCAAGGCAACATCAAGGTGGTGGACTTCGGTTCTAGCTGTTACGAGCAGCAGAGAGGTCAGTGTTTCACCTGATTACCGTACCGCCGTACCCGGTGTAAGCGCGAGGTTGAAATTGCCAAAGCACATCACTCACGGACGTAACAATAAAAATGGTGCGTGTTGTCCCTTCTAATTGTCTCTTCTTGCCCTTGTAGTGTACACCTACATCCAGAGTCGTTTCTACCGCTCCCCGGAGGTGATCCTGGGGCTCCCCTACAGCACGGCCATCGACATGTGGAGCCTGGGCTGCATCCTGGCGGAGCTCTACACCGGCTTCCCGCTCTTCCCCGGGGAAAGTGAGGTGGAGCAGATTGCCTGTATCATGGAGGTATGTGATGAACCACCTGCAGGCACACTGTCTCAGACCTCCGCTGTAGCTAACTTATTTGGTTCGGTCATTTTTAGCCATCCATTTATTTCCTGACTAGTGAGTGAAATTCtggtatttttatttctcaggtACTTGGAATGCCTCCCAATGATTTTGTGCAGGCAGCATCGAGGAGAAGATTGTTTTTTGGTAAGAACTTTCTAGGGTTTTCTATAGATTTGGTATATCTGGAAGTGGTGTTTGAACCATGAGGTTTGGTATATCTGGAAGTGTGTTTGAACCATGAGGTTTGGTATATCTGGAAGTGTGTTTGAACCATGAGGTTTGGTATATCTGGAAGTGTGTTTGAACCATGAGGTTTGGTATATCTGGAAGTGGTGTTTTTATGACTTGTTGCAGACTCCAAAGGAAACCCCAGAAACATCACAAACAGCAAAGGCAGGAAGAGACGTCCAAACTCCAAGGACCTGGTCAGTGTGCTGAAGACCACTGATCCTCTGTTCCTGGATTTCCTTCGACACTGCCTCACGTACGTCTATACTACTGACTCACAAGATCATTTTGCATTCAGCGCACGTCAATCACCCTGTAGTTTGAGGGTCATGAAATGTGGAGTTAACGGTATGAAAATTACATATCACGGTTATAGTGACCAGAATTATCGCGCTTATCAGTAATTTCGCGGGTATTGTTTAAATGTGCTGGAAATTTTCAAAAAGTACTGATACACTGAAATCATTTCACAAAGTTTGAAATTGAAAACCAGCAAACAAATAAAAGtactgaaacacacactgaaataatTTACCAAGTTATGTATTGAAAACCAACAAACTAAACTAGTTTGCGTGCAtagacattaaaataataacattagcATTAAATATGGCACCATGTGGCCATGAGATGTAAAAGTTTCCCTAATGCAGGTTTTAATGAACTCAACCTTAAGTAAGCAAATCAAATG is a window of Esox lucius isolate fEsoLuc1 chromosome 19, fEsoLuc1.pri, whole genome shotgun sequence DNA encoding:
- the dyrk4 gene encoding dual specificity tyrosine-phosphorylation-regulated kinase 4 isoform X1; translated protein: MGGDRTSPACCGFNLLQGCWGSQGCRNRRVQPEVHEKFNSGVGSLPQLEPPVIQVVVSNAKLHHQQSDSILPHIANNGVQNSNQTHQGERPKLSSQFPTRFGSTVENLSDPMVTKGLSHKLEEKLYEGQRLPMSPTEALKHFQDRLTGFEQEEIMDYSEIWFLGLKTKKIEGSHAILQNAGYDDEHGSYNKVLHDHIAFRFEVLEVIGKGSFGQVLKCLDHKTQELVAIKVIRNKKRFHHQALVELKILDAVRRKDRDNCHNVIHMKEYFYFRNHLCISFELLGVNLYELIKKNNFQGFSLALIRRFTHSLIKCLQMLHKEKIIHCDLKPENILLSQKGQGNIKVVDFGSSCYEQQRVYTYIQSRFYRSPEVILGLPYSTAIDMWSLGCILAELYTGFPLFPGESEVEQIACIMEVLGMPPNDFVQAASRRRLFFDSKGNPRNITNSKGRKRRPNSKDLVSVLKTTDPLFLDFLRHCLTWDPTKRMTPDEAMQHDWIQEARFNKLRPKTRPMMRKPSESLSTENNYEATYRKIVTNRTAEKIKSVSNDKLIRDPPAKEVTAERLRPIGASAEGKSCEGVAKVNRDTNQEAVGGRPVHIVIRPPLDVGSDGAQEASQRLPAVM
- the dyrk4 gene encoding dual specificity tyrosine-phosphorylation-regulated kinase 4 isoform X4 translates to MGLWAGFHALQGELSLGEERGNDEKFNSGVGSLPQLEPPVIQVVVSNAKLHHQQSDSILPHIANNGVQNSNQTHQGERPKLSSQFPTRFGSTVENLSDPMVTKGLSHKLEEKLYEGQRLPMSPTEALKHFQDRLTGFEQEEIMDYSEIWFLGLKTKKIEGSHAILQNAGYDDEHGSYNKVLHDHIAFRFEVLEVIGKGSFGQVLKCLDHKTQELVAIKVIRNKKRFHHQALVELKILDAVRRKDRDNCHNVIHMKEYFYFRNHLCISFELLGVNLYELIKKNNFQGFSLALIRRFTHSLIKCLQMLHKEKIIHCDLKPENILLSQKGQGNIKVVDFGSSCYEQQRVYTYIQSRFYRSPEVILGLPYSTAIDMWSLGCILAELYTGFPLFPGESEVEQIACIMEVLGMPPNDFVQAASRRRLFFDSKGNPRNITNSKGRKRRPNSKDLVSVLKTTDPLFLDFLRHCLTWDPTKRMTPDEAMQHDWIQEARFNKLRPKTRPMMRKPSESLSTENNYEATYRKIVTNRTAEKIKSVSNDKLIRDPPAKEVTAERLRPIGASAEGKSCEGVAKVNRDTNQEAVGGRPVHIVIRPPLDVGSDGAQEASQRLPAVM
- the dyrk4 gene encoding dual specificity tyrosine-phosphorylation-regulated kinase 4 isoform X2 translates to MFPEINNKSSRPEAFPHSHRLLNQQVTNYSQKFNSGVGSLPQLEPPVIQVVVSNAKLHHQQSDSILPHIANNGVQNSNQTHQGERPKLSSQFPTRFGSTVENLSDPMVTKGLSHKLEEKLYEGQRLPMSPTEALKHFQDRLTGFEQEEIMDYSEIWFLGLKTKKIEGSHAILQNAGYDDEHGSYNKVLHDHIAFRFEVLEVIGKGSFGQVLKCLDHKTQELVAIKVIRNKKRFHHQALVELKILDAVRRKDRDNCHNVIHMKEYFYFRNHLCISFELLGVNLYELIKKNNFQGFSLALIRRFTHSLIKCLQMLHKEKIIHCDLKPENILLSQKGQGNIKVVDFGSSCYEQQRVYTYIQSRFYRSPEVILGLPYSTAIDMWSLGCILAELYTGFPLFPGESEVEQIACIMEVLGMPPNDFVQAASRRRLFFDSKGNPRNITNSKGRKRRPNSKDLVSVLKTTDPLFLDFLRHCLTWDPTKRMTPDEAMQHDWIQEARFNKLRPKTRPMMRKPSESLSTENNYEATYRKIVTNRTAEKIKSVSNDKLIRDPPAKEVTAERLRPIGASAEGKSCEGVAKVNRDTNQEAVGGRPVHIVIRPPLDVGSDGAQEASQRLPAVM
- the dyrk4 gene encoding dual specificity tyrosine-phosphorylation-regulated kinase 4 isoform X3, yielding MFPEINNKSSRPEAFPHSHRLLNQQKFNSGVGSLPQLEPPVIQVVVSNAKLHHQQSDSILPHIANNGVQNSNQTHQGERPKLSSQFPTRFGSTVENLSDPMVTKGLSHKLEEKLYEGQRLPMSPTEALKHFQDRLTGFEQEEIMDYSEIWFLGLKTKKIEGSHAILQNAGYDDEHGSYNKVLHDHIAFRFEVLEVIGKGSFGQVLKCLDHKTQELVAIKVIRNKKRFHHQALVELKILDAVRRKDRDNCHNVIHMKEYFYFRNHLCISFELLGVNLYELIKKNNFQGFSLALIRRFTHSLIKCLQMLHKEKIIHCDLKPENILLSQKGQGNIKVVDFGSSCYEQQRVYTYIQSRFYRSPEVILGLPYSTAIDMWSLGCILAELYTGFPLFPGESEVEQIACIMEVLGMPPNDFVQAASRRRLFFDSKGNPRNITNSKGRKRRPNSKDLVSVLKTTDPLFLDFLRHCLTWDPTKRMTPDEAMQHDWIQEARFNKLRPKTRPMMRKPSESLSTENNYEATYRKIVTNRTAEKIKSVSNDKLIRDPPAKEVTAERLRPIGASAEGKSCEGVAKVNRDTNQEAVGGRPVHIVIRPPLDVGSDGAQEASQRLPAVM
- the dyrk4 gene encoding dual specificity tyrosine-phosphorylation-regulated kinase 4 isoform X5, which codes for MFPEINNKKFNSGVGSLPQLEPPVIQVVVSNAKLHHQQSDSILPHIANNGVQNSNQTHQGERPKLSSQFPTRFGSTVENLSDPMVTKGLSHKLEEKLYEGQRLPMSPTEALKHFQDRLTGFEQEEIMDYSEIWFLGLKTKKIEGSHAILQNAGYDDEHGSYNKVLHDHIAFRFEVLEVIGKGSFGQVLKCLDHKTQELVAIKVIRNKKRFHHQALVELKILDAVRRKDRDNCHNVIHMKEYFYFRNHLCISFELLGVNLYELIKKNNFQGFSLALIRRFTHSLIKCLQMLHKEKIIHCDLKPENILLSQKGQGNIKVVDFGSSCYEQQRVYTYIQSRFYRSPEVILGLPYSTAIDMWSLGCILAELYTGFPLFPGESEVEQIACIMEVLGMPPNDFVQAASRRRLFFDSKGNPRNITNSKGRKRRPNSKDLVSVLKTTDPLFLDFLRHCLTWDPTKRMTPDEAMQHDWIQEARFNKLRPKTRPMMRKPSESLSTENNYEATYRKIVTNRTAEKIKSVSNDKLIRDPPAKEVTAERLRPIGASAEGKSCEGVAKVNRDTNQEAVGGRPVHIVIRPPLDVGSDGAQEASQRLPAVM